A single genomic interval of Terriglobus albidus harbors:
- a CDS encoding Gfo/Idh/MocA family protein — protein sequence MLTRREFSKLVTTAAAGVAVSSTAKSYARVIGANERVNFGVIGLNSRAYAHLSALTTNKANAAITHVADVDSVILQKFAGETEKSMGAAPKADKDFRKLLESKDVDAITIATPDHWHTPIAILGMQADKHVYVEKPCSHNPHEVELLVAAQKKMGKQVQMGNQQRSSPHSIEIIDKIHNGLIGRAYYAKAWYCNTRKTMGTGKVVPVPATLDWDLWQGPAPRQQYMDNVHPYNWHWLRIYGTGETLNNGTHEVDVCRWALQTVWPERITASGGRYHFKDDWQFYDTLVTSFEYDDKMISWENMSTNGMPLYNRDRGSAIHGTEGTVILDRDGYEVHDLKGKLVNEYKIPKDKKTSSADLVGRDSMTDLHFANLIDGIRTGAKLNSPIWDASTSVAILLMSNIAWELNRELKLDTKTGAFVDDAEATKMRKREYEKGWEPRI from the coding sequence ATGCTGACACGTCGTGAATTTTCAAAATTAGTCACAACAGCCGCCGCGGGCGTTGCGGTGAGCTCCACCGCAAAAAGCTATGCTCGCGTGATCGGTGCAAACGAGCGGGTGAACTTTGGTGTGATCGGTCTGAACAGCCGCGCCTATGCCCACCTGTCGGCGCTGACCACCAACAAGGCAAACGCGGCCATTACCCACGTGGCAGACGTGGACTCGGTGATCCTGCAGAAGTTCGCCGGAGAGACCGAGAAGTCGATGGGAGCGGCTCCTAAGGCGGATAAAGACTTCCGCAAGCTGCTGGAATCGAAAGACGTAGACGCGATCACCATCGCAACGCCAGACCACTGGCATACGCCGATAGCCATCCTGGGCATGCAGGCCGACAAGCACGTCTACGTCGAAAAACCCTGTAGCCACAATCCTCATGAGGTCGAGCTCCTGGTTGCCGCGCAGAAGAAGATGGGCAAGCAGGTACAGATGGGCAACCAGCAGCGTTCATCGCCGCACTCGATCGAGATCATCGACAAGATTCACAATGGCCTCATCGGACGCGCGTATTACGCCAAGGCCTGGTACTGCAATACACGTAAGACGATGGGGACGGGTAAGGTGGTCCCGGTGCCGGCGACCCTGGACTGGGATCTGTGGCAGGGACCGGCTCCGCGCCAGCAGTATATGGACAACGTTCATCCTTACAACTGGCACTGGCTGCGTATCTATGGCACCGGCGAAACCCTGAATAACGGTACGCACGAAGTGGACGTCTGCCGCTGGGCGCTGCAGACCGTATGGCCGGAGCGTATCACTGCATCCGGTGGACGCTACCATTTCAAGGACGACTGGCAGTTCTACGACACCCTGGTGACCAGCTTCGAGTACGACGACAAGATGATCTCCTGGGAGAACATGAGCACAAACGGGATGCCTCTCTATAACCGCGATCGTGGCTCGGCCATTCACGGGACGGAAGGGACCGTCATCCTGGACCGCGATGGTTATGAGGTGCATGACCTGAAGGGCAAGCTTGTGAACGAGTACAAGATTCCCAAGGACAAGAAGACATCGAGTGCCGACCTGGTCGGACGCGACTCGATGACGGACCTCCACTTTGCCAACCTCATCGACGGTATCCGAACCGGAGCCAAGCTGAATTCGCCGATCTGGGATGCCAGCACCTCGGTCGCGATCCTGCTGATGTCGAACATCGCGTGGGAGCTCAACCGCGAGTTGAAGCTCGACACCAAGACCGGCGCCTTCGTCGACGACGCAGAAGCAACGAAGATGCGCAAGCGCGAGTACGAGAAGGGATGGGAGCCGCGCATCTAA
- a CDS encoding sugar phosphate isomerase/epimerase family protein: MKSTRRDVLKMGSLAAAGLMAPGMAMAAGPAPLKLGIASYTFRKFKPEELIGFMKQIKTPYLNLKDVHLPMTPEGAAAKQAEAYRAAGLKLTGAGTIYFPKDEDEDIRQKFEYVKSAGIKLIIGSPSHAALERVESFVKKYDISLAIHNHGPEDKEWPSPHDILKLIGKMDKRVGCCVDVGHAMRAGDDIPATLREVGSRLLCIHMKDLADGKKKESQCDVGDGVMPVRKIFETLIAMKYQGDVDLEYEINGDNPLPGVLKSFAFMRKTLNEMGYSA; encoded by the coding sequence ATGAAGTCGACACGTCGCGATGTTTTGAAGATGGGCAGTCTGGCGGCCGCGGGTCTCATGGCTCCGGGAATGGCAATGGCAGCAGGCCCCGCCCCTCTGAAGTTGGGAATTGCAAGCTATACCTTCCGTAAGTTCAAGCCGGAAGAGTTGATCGGCTTTATGAAGCAGATCAAGACGCCGTATCTGAACCTGAAGGACGTTCACCTTCCCATGACGCCGGAGGGCGCCGCTGCCAAACAGGCGGAGGCATATCGTGCGGCAGGCCTCAAGCTTACGGGCGCGGGCACGATCTACTTCCCGAAGGATGAGGATGAAGATATCCGGCAGAAGTTCGAGTATGTAAAGTCCGCCGGTATCAAGCTCATTATCGGTTCGCCGTCCCATGCCGCTCTGGAACGTGTGGAGAGCTTCGTGAAGAAGTACGACATCAGCCTCGCCATTCACAACCATGGTCCTGAGGATAAGGAGTGGCCATCGCCGCACGACATCCTGAAGCTGATCGGCAAGATGGACAAGCGTGTCGGCTGCTGCGTTGACGTGGGTCACGCCATGCGTGCCGGTGACGATATCCCCGCAACCTTGCGTGAGGTCGGTTCGAGACTCCTTTGCATTCATATGAAGGATCTAGCCGATGGCAAGAAGAAGGAGAGCCAGTGCGATGTCGGTGACGGCGTCATGCCGGTACGCAAGATCTTCGAGACCCTGATTGCAATGAAGTACCAGGGTGATGTGGATCTGGAGTACGAGATCAACGGCGACAATCCGCTCCCGGGTGTGCTGAAGAGCTTTGCGTTTATGCGCAAGACCTTGAACGAGATGGGATATAGCGCCTAG
- a CDS encoding Gfo/Idh/MocA family protein, giving the protein MNGFNRRDFFRTAGAMGMMGGLAEMGLAQPVGAGPVLHEVAASAAWENDAPKHSINFAVCGMSHDHIYGMTNAIIRGGGKLVAFYGSEPNKVARFKKQYPDAKQMESEDAILHEPSIQLVLSSAIASERAPLGVRAMKAGKDFLSDKPGITTLEQLAAVRKTVKETKRIYAIMYSELLEVKGAIKAGELVRQGAIGQVIQTINIAPHQIVQGGGGAAGGADPRPDWFWVPEQYGGILCDIGSHQVDQFLYYTGSTSAEIVESQISNIAHPEHPKFQDFGDMVLRGNKGFGYVRLDWFTPDGLGTWGDGRLFILGTKGYIEVRKYTNVGVSKAGNNLFLVDGQQQRYIDCNQVSLPFGPQFVEDIVNRTHIAQDQEQALLAAELVIKAQMQAKWVKLT; this is encoded by the coding sequence ATGAACGGATTCAATCGCAGGGATTTCTTTCGCACCGCCGGCGCCATGGGTATGATGGGCGGCCTCGCGGAGATGGGACTGGCACAGCCCGTTGGAGCCGGGCCGGTGCTGCACGAGGTAGCGGCTTCGGCTGCCTGGGAAAACGACGCGCCCAAGCACTCCATCAATTTCGCCGTCTGTGGCATGAGCCACGACCACATCTATGGCATGACGAACGCCATCATCCGCGGCGGTGGCAAGCTGGTAGCGTTCTATGGCTCTGAGCCCAATAAGGTTGCGCGCTTCAAGAAGCAGTATCCGGATGCAAAGCAGATGGAGTCGGAAGATGCAATCCTGCACGAACCTTCCATCCAATTGGTGCTGAGTTCCGCCATTGCGAGCGAGCGTGCTCCCCTGGGCGTTCGCGCGATGAAGGCCGGCAAAGACTTCCTCTCCGATAAGCCCGGCATTACGACCCTGGAGCAGCTTGCTGCCGTTCGCAAGACCGTCAAGGAAACCAAGCGGATCTACGCCATCATGTACAGCGAGCTGCTGGAGGTGAAGGGCGCGATCAAGGCTGGAGAGCTGGTGCGGCAGGGCGCCATCGGCCAGGTGATCCAGACGATCAATATCGCCCCGCATCAGATCGTGCAGGGTGGTGGCGGCGCCGCCGGTGGGGCCGATCCGCGTCCTGACTGGTTCTGGGTTCCGGAGCAGTACGGCGGCATTCTGTGCGATATTGGCTCGCACCAGGTCGACCAGTTCCTGTATTACACCGGCAGCACCAGCGCGGAGATTGTGGAGTCGCAGATCTCCAACATCGCGCATCCGGAGCACCCGAAGTTTCAGGACTTCGGAGACATGGTGCTTCGCGGCAATAAGGGTTTTGGCTATGTCCGCCTGGACTGGTTCACGCCCGATGGCCTTGGCACCTGGGGTGATGGCCGTTTGTTCATTCTGGGAACGAAGGGCTACATTGAGGTGCGTAAATACACCAACGTAGGTGTAAGCAAGGCCGGTAACAACCTGTTTCTGGTGGACGGGCAGCAGCAGCGCTATATCGATTGCAACCAGGTATCGCTGCCGTTCGGTCCCCAGTTTGTGGAAGACATCGTCAATCGTACGCATATCGCGCAAGACCAGGAACAGGCGCTATTGGCGGCTGAACTAGTGATCAAGGCGCAGATGCAGGCCAAGTGGGTCAAGCTGACCTAA
- a CDS encoding TonB-dependent receptor codes for MNLYLFRPVDISRKSLPFRGKPNSLWITLLLAAMVLFSGTKVTAQDTTATILGSVSDPSGAAVGNADVTVTNTQTNIAVDTKTTESGAYTVPNLIPGTYSISIKVQGFQTISIQNVTVAAGDRRRADAALVVGAVNETVEITTAAPILQTDASSVGGNVTERAVQDLPLNGRNFINLVQVMPGATEGAPNSINSGNRPDDRRPSSSISINGQSEVLNDQLVDGLDNNERVIGTIGVRPSIDSIQEVRILTNSFSSDGGRAGGGLINVITKSGTNNFHGSLYEFFRNDKLNAYAYQFGAQAAKPRLRQNQFGGSLGGPIFKDKAFFHGDAEFFRLIKGGLPSNLTVPSAYELAHPGDFSDAIPATGCATIAASVVDPTQSHTTGCVYDPNPTHTADYLRKPIAGNIIPSSYIDPVGLAYFKLYPAPNTGKNGYVGTRNQQQYSTVYDVRVDYHFDTNNQIFAKYIVNDIFTFSPGALPISSVNGFAIDPQTGNGFGSAPQIARNTAVIYTHTFTSNMLMNIGAAWTHINNASYPLNYGGNPNTKLGQPNVNVSQLTSGLAVALPTGLTGLGGGSNFVPLQNKDNSYQLNGNIFYNRGNHSFRIGAAGIRRIALNLQDNQGEGSWTFRMGAPGLLMGIFSAATRNNNLYPPTYLTWEPSVYVQDDWHVRQNLTLNLGVRYDVYTPFTEKRNHISNFDEATGTIVQAGVNGVSNTANVKTDYSNFAPRVGFALTATPSLVLRGGFGFAFFPSNYMSPVNLKNPPNISIYGNCSSLQAANGTSGCNQSFTRFSQGMPLPNQNPSTLPKDLVGSIPATVDYNFRSGYLEQFNLTAQKDFKGNTLTVSYVGQLGRHLSTGFDINRAPLGNASGSQTQRHYYAKANGDPWLPGVTTITRTYSSGASSYHSLQAVFERRFHNGLGFNVNTTWAHLLDNAPNINGQSGNGVGQVLATQKFDDYGNGDLDVRNRIVVTGNYALPFGKGAHGLRGALLGGWRTNVLYLWSTGQTFTVLNSTNVSGTSPGGSADRPNVSGDPFQNITPIFSGAMQFFRASAFVAQPAGTLGVERRNPYHGPHFRHWDMSLFKEFTVYRETHLQFRAEAFNIANQANFSNPVSGLGSTTTLGALTSTLPSYQPRLVQFAVKYEF; via the coding sequence ATGAACCTGTACCTCTTTCGGCCAGTTGATATATCAAGAAAATCCCTTCCCTTCCGCGGTAAACCAAACTCCTTATGGATCACCCTGCTTTTGGCGGCGATGGTGCTCTTCTCCGGGACAAAGGTGACTGCACAGGACACAACAGCCACCATTCTGGGCTCCGTCTCTGATCCTTCCGGAGCCGCCGTTGGAAATGCAGATGTCACCGTAACCAACACGCAGACCAACATCGCCGTTGATACGAAAACAACGGAATCCGGCGCCTACACCGTTCCGAACCTTATCCCAGGTACCTACAGCATCAGCATCAAGGTGCAAGGCTTTCAAACCATCAGCATCCAGAACGTCACAGTCGCAGCGGGTGATCGCCGGCGCGCTGACGCGGCGCTGGTTGTCGGCGCCGTCAATGAAACCGTGGAGATCACTACTGCCGCACCGATCCTGCAGACAGACGCTTCCTCCGTCGGCGGCAACGTAACGGAACGCGCTGTACAGGATCTGCCTCTGAACGGCCGCAACTTCATCAACCTTGTACAAGTCATGCCAGGAGCGACCGAGGGCGCGCCAAATAGCATCAACAGTGGCAATCGCCCGGATGACCGCCGCCCTTCGTCCTCCATCTCCATCAACGGTCAGTCTGAGGTGCTGAATGACCAGCTGGTTGACGGCCTCGACAACAACGAACGTGTCATCGGCACGATCGGCGTACGTCCGTCGATCGACTCCATCCAGGAAGTACGCATTCTGACCAACAGCTTTTCGTCTGACGGTGGTCGAGCCGGCGGCGGCCTGATCAACGTCATCACCAAGAGCGGCACGAATAACTTTCACGGCTCGCTGTATGAGTTCTTCCGCAATGACAAGCTGAACGCCTATGCCTATCAGTTCGGCGCTCAGGCGGCAAAGCCTCGGCTGCGGCAGAATCAGTTCGGTGGCAGCCTTGGTGGACCGATCTTCAAAGACAAAGCCTTCTTTCACGGCGATGCCGAATTCTTCCGTCTGATCAAGGGAGGACTGCCGAGCAACCTGACGGTTCCTTCCGCCTACGAACTCGCACACCCTGGAGATTTCTCCGATGCCATCCCTGCCACGGGATGCGCCACCATTGCAGCATCGGTCGTCGATCCTACGCAGTCACACACCACCGGCTGCGTCTACGATCCGAACCCCACTCATACTGCGGATTACCTGCGTAAACCGATAGCAGGCAATATTATCCCGAGCAGCTATATCGATCCGGTTGGACTTGCGTACTTCAAGCTCTACCCCGCTCCCAATACCGGTAAAAACGGATACGTCGGAACGCGAAACCAGCAACAGTACTCCACGGTGTACGACGTTCGCGTGGACTATCACTTCGACACCAACAACCAGATCTTCGCTAAGTACATCGTCAACGACATCTTCACGTTCTCACCCGGAGCTCTTCCCATCTCAAGCGTGAATGGATTCGCCATCGATCCACAGACCGGCAATGGATTCGGATCAGCTCCGCAGATCGCGCGCAACACCGCTGTGATCTACACGCATACCTTCACGTCGAACATGCTGATGAATATCGGTGCGGCGTGGACCCATATCAACAACGCATCGTACCCGCTGAACTACGGTGGCAATCCAAACACCAAGCTAGGCCAACCGAATGTCAACGTCAGCCAACTCACCTCAGGTCTTGCGGTCGCGTTGCCTACGGGCCTGACAGGACTTGGAGGAGGCAGCAACTTTGTACCGCTACAGAACAAAGACAACAGCTATCAGCTCAATGGAAATATCTTCTATAACCGTGGCAATCACAGCTTCCGCATTGGCGCCGCGGGCATCCGCCGTATCGCGCTGAACCTGCAGGACAACCAGGGCGAAGGCAGTTGGACCTTCCGCATGGGTGCTCCCGGCCTGCTGATGGGCATCTTCTCGGCAGCAACACGCAATAACAACCTGTATCCGCCTACCTATCTGACATGGGAGCCCAGCGTATACGTCCAAGATGACTGGCACGTACGCCAGAACCTTACGCTCAACCTGGGCGTGCGCTATGACGTCTACACACCATTTACCGAGAAGCGGAACCACATCTCCAATTTCGATGAGGCGACGGGAACCATTGTGCAAGCCGGTGTGAATGGTGTCAGCAATACGGCAAACGTCAAAACCGATTATTCAAACTTCGCACCGCGCGTAGGCTTTGCGTTGACAGCGACTCCAAGCCTGGTTCTCCGCGGCGGCTTCGGTTTCGCATTCTTCCCAAGCAATTACATGTCTCCAGTAAACCTGAAGAATCCCCCGAATATCTCGATCTACGGCAACTGCTCCTCTCTCCAGGCCGCGAATGGAACGAGCGGTTGCAATCAGTCCTTCACGCGGTTCAGCCAGGGCATGCCTCTACCCAACCAGAACCCGAGCACATTGCCGAAAGACCTTGTCGGTTCCATTCCGGCGACGGTCGACTACAACTTCCGTTCCGGCTATCTGGAGCAGTTCAATCTCACCGCTCAAAAAGACTTCAAGGGCAACACCCTGACAGTCTCTTATGTTGGGCAGTTAGGGCGCCACCTTTCTACCGGATTCGACATTAACCGTGCCCCATTGGGTAATGCTTCCGGCTCACAAACGCAACGTCACTATTATGCAAAGGCAAACGGAGACCCGTGGCTACCTGGAGTTACCACCATCACTCGCACCTATTCGTCGGGCGCTTCGTCGTATCACTCGCTGCAGGCTGTCTTTGAGCGCCGCTTCCACAATGGTCTCGGATTCAACGTCAACACGACCTGGGCGCATCTGCTCGACAACGCTCCAAATATCAACGGACAGAGCGGAAACGGCGTAGGCCAGGTATTGGCAACGCAGAAGTTCGATGATTATGGCAATGGCGACCTCGATGTGCGCAACCGCATTGTCGTTACTGGTAACTATGCACTGCCCTTCGGCAAAGGAGCGCACGGGCTTCGTGGTGCACTTCTCGGCGGATGGCGCACGAATGTTCTCTATCTCTGGTCAACCGGACAGACCTTCACCGTTCTTAATTCCACCAATGTCAGCGGCACCAGCCCTGGCGGTTCGGCTGATCGGCCGAATGTCAGTGGAGATCCATTCCAGAACATCACCCCAATCTTCTCGGGAGCCATGCAGTTCTTCCGTGCATCCGCATTCGTCGCTCAGCCGGCGGGCACTCTCGGTGTCGAACGCCGTAACCCCTATCACGGGCCGCACTTCCGGCACTGGGATATGTCGCTGTTCAAGGAGTTCACGGTCTATCGTGAAACCCACCTACAGTTCCGCGCAGAGGCATTCAACATCGCCAACCAGGCCAACTTCAGCAACCCCGTAAGTGGCCTTGGTTCCACAACGACCCTGGGAGCTCTGACTTCCACACTTCCCTCGTATCAGCCGCGTCTAGTCCAGTTCGCGGTCAAGTACGAGTTCTAA
- a CDS encoding glycoside hydrolase family 18 protein, producing MRTPGPIVAAILLFGALLSCAQAASSHRRKATPQRPIVVGYFPQWQLYADDPYSVKAIDQSGGAGLLDQINYAQGFVKDGHCSVADPNADLNTIYTAANSVNGIADDSTSRFHGYFHQIEELKQKYPHLKLLISLEGRAADFAADAQPAVRKQFVRSCIDTFIRGHFAEGINVPGLFDGFDVDWESPHQEDAENFRDLLREFREQMNAVRPGLRLSIAVGPSPRMLGGVDFRSIIPYLDQVGVMNYDYAGPWMQRSGFIAPLFRDPAHPGGSIDRGMNDYIAAGVPAHMLLMGMPFYGYGWKVPEGDNHGLFQAGPGIRSEDYPYHRIRSMKGKYVLYRDRLSHAPWLYDGDTFFTFEDASSLSYKAAYAAKHSLGGVMIWELSGDTSDGELLHTVHRSLNRPPAWYTFPPDASPTGGPQQTVRTRSAEAP from the coding sequence GTGCGTACTCCGGGTCCAATTGTCGCGGCCATCTTGCTCTTCGGGGCGTTGCTTTCATGCGCTCAGGCCGCGTCCTCACATCGGCGCAAAGCTACACCGCAGAGGCCTATCGTTGTCGGCTATTTTCCGCAGTGGCAGCTTTATGCCGATGACCCCTATTCCGTAAAAGCCATTGATCAGAGCGGCGGCGCCGGGCTACTGGATCAGATCAATTACGCGCAGGGCTTCGTTAAAGATGGTCACTGCTCGGTCGCAGATCCCAATGCTGATCTAAATACCATCTACACCGCAGCAAACAGCGTCAACGGCATCGCTGACGATTCCACATCGCGTTTCCATGGCTACTTCCATCAAATAGAGGAGTTGAAGCAGAAGTATCCGCACCTGAAGCTGCTCATCTCCCTCGAAGGCCGCGCCGCTGACTTCGCCGCGGATGCTCAACCTGCTGTCCGTAAACAATTTGTGCGCTCCTGTATCGATACCTTCATCCGCGGCCATTTCGCGGAAGGCATTAACGTGCCGGGTCTCTTTGATGGCTTCGATGTCGATTGGGAATCACCTCACCAGGAAGACGCGGAGAATTTCCGTGACCTGCTGCGCGAGTTCCGGGAACAGATGAATGCAGTGCGGCCGGGGTTGAGGCTTTCTATCGCGGTCGGGCCGTCGCCACGCATGCTCGGCGGAGTCGACTTCCGATCCATCATTCCCTATCTCGACCAGGTGGGCGTCATGAACTATGACTATGCCGGTCCCTGGATGCAGCGCTCCGGCTTTATTGCACCGCTCTTCCGCGATCCGGCACATCCGGGCGGAAGCATCGACCGCGGCATGAACGACTACATCGCCGCCGGTGTCCCGGCGCATATGCTGCTGATGGGCATGCCCTTCTATGGATACGGCTGGAAGGTTCCGGAGGGCGACAATCACGGTCTCTTTCAGGCTGGACCAGGCATCCGCAGTGAAGACTATCCTTATCACCGCATCCGGAGCATGAAGGGCAAATACGTCCTCTACCGTGATCGTCTCTCGCACGCTCCCTGGCTGTACGACGGGGATACATTTTTCACCTTTGAAGACGCCTCCTCGCTCAGCTACAAGGCAGCATACGCCGCAAAACACAGCCTTGGAGGCGTGATGATCTGGGAGTTGAGCGGCGATACCTCCGATGGGGAGCTGTTGCATACCGTCCATCGCTCCCTGAACCGCCCGCCGGCCTGGTACACCTTTCCGCCAGATGCCTCTCCCACAGGCGGTCCACAACAGACAGTGCGAACTCGGTCAGCCGAAGCACCCTAA